The region TCTGGTAGGAGCCTACTATTTTAGTGAGCCTACTCTATTGAAAAGTGCACTGCGCACCCTCGTCGAACAACGCACCACAACCAACGGAGAGATTCAACTCACCGACGCTCTCCAGATGATGATTAGTGATGGTATCAAATTCAGGCCTTATGACGTCGGCCATTGGTATGACTGCGGCAAGAAAGAGACTCTTCTTCAAACCAATCGCGACCTCCTTGCCAAACTCCCAGCTCCGCCGCCAATCGAAGGTTCGAAATTGATTCCTCCTCTCTACATCGATCCCTCGGCAAGAATCGTTAACTCCGTCGTTGGACCGAATGTTTCGATCTCGGAAGGTGTGGTTGTTGAACATTCAACGATAGCCGATAGTATACTTGGTGCAGATTCTAGAATTGTCGACTCCGAAATTGAGGGCTCCATCGTGGGACGCTCGACGATTATCAATAGAGTGACGGGACGCGTAAATATCGGTGACTGTTCGGAAATTGACGGTTCTTAAAGATTGATCGTCATACCAGCGAGAGCCATTGCCAAGGAAGGACAATATGGCCAAACATAATTTTCTATTCACATCCGAATCGGTAACAGAAGGACACCCGGACAAATTGTGTGACCAGATATCCGACGGTGTTCTAGATGAAGTCCTGCGTCAGGACAAGCATGGTCGCGTGGCGTGCGAATCATTCGCCACAGTCGGACTGGTGATCGTCGGCGGTGAAATCACTACACATGCCTATGTCGATATCGATTCATTAGTGCGCGGCATAATACGCGATATCGGATATACCAATCCAGCCTATGGATTCTCCTATGACGCCTGCTCGGTATTGAACGCTATCGGATCGCAGTCGCCTGATATTGC is a window of Candidatus Zixiibacteriota bacterium DNA encoding:
- a CDS encoding NTP transferase domain-containing protein, translating into MKVIIPVAGAGTRLKPHTLHLPKALLPVGGQTVLGHILAPIKVLNPDEVIFVIGYQGQMIKDYIENNYSFQSRFVPQTELLGLGYAIHLALETVSEGPIVIILGDTVIECDCHEFTDTGDYVLGVKPVVDARRFGIAEIEDGTIVGLEEKPDKPRSNLALVGAYYFSEPTLLKSALRTLVEQRTTTNGEIQLTDALQMMISDGIKFRPYDVGHWYDCGKKETLLQTNRDLLAKLPAPPPIEGSKLIPPLYIDPSARIVNSVVGPNVSISEGVVVEHSTIADSILGADSRIVDSEIEGSIVGRSTIINRVTGRVNIGDCSEIDGS